A single window of Pseudomonadota bacterium DNA harbors:
- a CDS encoding tyrosine-type recombinase/integrase produces MDKHRVRAIAKEFYKYLELERGASYNTQRAYKGDIEDFIDFIEKSSYEVVDHHAIRAYIVNVYKNMKKSSLSRKVSSIKVFFRFMKKKGYIEENTALVIKNPRIEKHLPKFYTIDEMFHFLDYLPKEGWLNIRNRAIFELMYSTGMRAQEALNVNVEDLHLDGMWVKAKGKGGKERILPFGDKAKLAIEEYLGLIRIRTAGKQASKGPLFVNAHGTRLSYRGLLKIMKKHQIKAHLFKDLALHGIRHSFATHMLDSGADLRSIQELLGHSKLSTTQKYTHISMDKLMEIYDKSHPRR; encoded by the coding sequence ATGGATAAACACAGGGTAAGGGCTATTGCAAAAGAATTTTACAAATATTTAGAACTCGAAAGAGGGGCCTCATATAATACCCAGAGGGCATATAAGGGGGACATAGAAGATTTTATAGATTTTATTGAGAAAAGCTCATATGAGGTGGTAGACCATCACGCTATCAGGGCATATATTGTGAATGTCTATAAAAATATGAAAAAATCTTCACTGTCCAGGAAGGTTTCTTCGATAAAGGTGTTTTTCAGGTTCATGAAGAAGAAGGGATACATTGAAGAAAACACAGCCCTGGTAATTAAGAACCCGAGAATTGAAAAACATCTCCCTAAATTTTATACGATTGATGAAATGTTTCACTTTCTCGACTACCTCCCCAAAGAAGGCTGGTTGAATATTCGGAACCGCGCAATTTTTGAACTCATGTATTCGACTGGCATGAGGGCACAGGAAGCGCTCAACGTGAATGTAGAAGACCTCCATCTGGATGGGATGTGGGTTAAGGCGAAAGGGAAAGGCGGCAAAGAAAGAATACTCCCCTTTGGAGATAAGGCAAAACTTGCAATTGAGGAGTATTTAGGCTTAATAAGAATAAGAACAGCGGGGAAACAGGCATCAAAAGGTCCTCTCTTTGTAAACGCACATGGAACACGATTATCATACAGGGGGCTCCTGAAAATCATGAAGAAACATCAAATCAAAGCCCACCTCTTTAAAGATCTTGCGCTCCACGGCATAAGGCATTCTTTTGCCACGCATATGCTGGACAGTGGAGCAGATCTGCGAAGCATTCAGGAATTGCTTGGTCATTCAAAACTCTCAACAACACAAAAATATACCCACATCTCCATGGATAAATTGATGGAGATATACGACAAATCTCATCCGAGAAGGTAA
- the argB gene encoding acetylglutamate kinase, with translation MSEKIKTLLEALPYIKKFFGTTFVIKYGGAAMEEEHLKKEFAKDVALLKYVGINPVVVHGGGPKIGRLLKELKIPTKFVDGLRVTDKKTLEVVEMVLSGSINKEIVKNINDMGGKAIGLSGKDGRLLVAKKMEGKDIGLVGEIVNVDIAIIKDINRHGYIPVIAPLADGVDGNSYNINADTAAGSIAKALSAEKLILLTDVEGVLDNEEKLLSSLKKSEIGTLVKNKTISGGMIPKVDCCLDALEGGVKETHIINGKIPHAILLEIFTDSGIGTKITGGA, from the coding sequence ATGAGCGAGAAAATAAAGACGTTACTTGAGGCGCTGCCTTACATAAAAAAATTCTTCGGTACCACCTTTGTAATCAAATACGGAGGCGCTGCTATGGAGGAAGAGCATCTTAAAAAGGAATTCGCAAAAGATGTGGCCCTCCTGAAGTATGTGGGGATCAATCCTGTTGTCGTACACGGAGGCGGCCCAAAAATTGGAAGGCTCCTTAAGGAATTGAAGATACCTACAAAGTTCGTAGATGGGCTCAGGGTTACAGACAAAAAAACCCTTGAAGTGGTGGAAATGGTGCTTTCAGGCAGTATCAACAAGGAAATAGTAAAGAATATCAATGACATGGGAGGAAAGGCCATCGGTCTTTCCGGAAAAGACGGGAGACTTCTCGTTGCCAAGAAGATGGAAGGCAAAGATATCGGCCTGGTCGGAGAAATAGTCAACGTAGATATTGCAATCATTAAAGATATTAACAGGCACGGGTATATCCCTGTTATAGCCCCTCTTGCGGATGGCGTTGATGGCAACTCATACAATATCAATGCCGATACAGCCGCCGGGAGCATTGCCAAAGCTTTATCGGCAGAAAAGCTGATACTCCTGACAGACGTGGAGGGGGTTCTCGATAATGAAGAGAAACTTTTGTCATCCCTGAAAAAATCTGAAATTGGTACACTTGTTAAAAATAAAACAATTTCCGGTGGTATGATCCCCAAGGTGGATTGTTGCCTCGATGCGCTCGAAGGCGGTGTAAAGGAAACACACATTATCAATGGAAAAATCCCCCACGCTATTCTCCTTGAAATCTTCACTGATTCCGGTATAGGCACAAAAATCACGGGAGGCGCATAA
- a CDS encoding 2-hydroxyacyl-CoA dehydratase family protein: MWDNLSLKEVVDYAKDPYPSIRQWIKDTGKKAVGSTFADVPEEVIYAFGFLPVTLMGTNKPLKKAPSHLPDNACSLARSNLELVLSYEGDLFDGFVLPQVCDTTQHLSDIWRINFPDKYVESYLAPRQADRPSARYWVKEEIERVMASLTKWSGKKITDADLNEAIKVHNENKALLKEIYEIKKKNPAALTNKEFFAMMKLSQQVDKVEFNKSLRKIKDSLKTENGKGYTDVVLVGITCDPPEIYDLFDEIKLNIVGDTLLVGTRYIQGVVSANANPIDALTERHFKRGFFTPIHDNVYKNFEEVKALYKETNAKAVIYVHIEFCESQEYDLPDLKAMIKAEGIPMHTLDTEYQTLSLSHVRTRLQAFFESLKGGTL; encoded by the coding sequence ATGTGGGACAACCTAAGCCTTAAAGAAGTTGTAGACTATGCCAAAGACCCATATCCGTCTATAAGGCAATGGATCAAGGATACAGGGAAGAAGGCGGTAGGAAGCACGTTTGCTGATGTTCCGGAGGAAGTGATTTATGCCTTCGGCTTTCTTCCGGTTACACTCATGGGAACAAACAAACCTTTAAAAAAAGCCCCCAGCCATTTACCGGATAATGCATGCTCATTGGCAAGGAGTAATCTTGAGCTTGTCTTGAGTTATGAAGGAGATCTTTTTGATGGTTTTGTTCTGCCCCAAGTATGCGATACCACTCAGCATCTGTCAGACATATGGCGAATAAACTTTCCGGATAAATATGTAGAAAGTTACCTTGCGCCGCGCCAGGCAGACAGGCCAAGTGCCCGTTACTGGGTGAAGGAAGAAATTGAGAGGGTAATGGCTTCACTCACGAAGTGGTCAGGCAAAAAGATAACAGATGCTGACTTAAATGAGGCCATAAAGGTGCATAATGAAAACAAGGCCCTTCTTAAAGAGATTTATGAAATAAAGAAGAAAAATCCTGCTGCTCTGACTAATAAAGAGTTTTTCGCAATGATGAAGTTGTCCCAGCAGGTCGATAAGGTAGAATTCAATAAGAGCCTTAGGAAGATCAAAGACAGCCTGAAGACTGAGAATGGAAAGGGCTATACCGACGTTGTTCTTGTGGGAATTACCTGCGATCCTCCTGAAATATATGATCTTTTTGACGAGATAAAGCTCAACATTGTTGGTGACACGCTTCTCGTAGGAACAAGATACATCCAGGGCGTTGTCTCTGCCAACGCGAATCCTATTGATGCCCTCACGGAAAGGCATTTCAAGAGGGGTTTTTTCACACCGATACATGACAATGTATATAAGAACTTTGAAGAAGTGAAAGCGCTTTACAAAGAAACAAATGCAAAAGCGGTTATCTACGTTCACATAGAATTTTGCGAATCTCAGGAGTATGACCTGCCTGACCTCAAGGCGATGATCAAGGCGGAAGGGATACCAATGCATACCCTGGATACCGAATACCAGACATTGTCTCTCTCCCATGTAAGAACGAGGCTGCAAGCATTCTTTGAATCCTTGAAAGGGGGCACCTTATGA
- a CDS encoding DUF2971 domain-containing protein: MEPEKFLRQVTDGFQKAVNGIGVLSLSATDRNILLWSHYAEGHTGLCLKFMATDQTPFFGRALPVNYVSDYPKIPITSPAGEQIDAFLLTKAIDWHYEQEYRIIDHDDGAGGKIFPAEFLVGVILGARMTPDDKTAVVAWAAERKCHMEVLEASIASGSFSLEIRPYEG; encoded by the coding sequence ATGGAGCCCGAAAAGTTCCTTCGCCAGGTGACGGATGGCTTTCAGAAAGCCGTTAACGGAATTGGCGTATTATCCCTCTCCGCCACCGACCGGAATATCTTACTGTGGTCCCACTATGCAGAGGGCCACACGGGACTGTGTCTAAAGTTCATGGCTACCGACCAGACACCATTCTTTGGACGCGCCCTGCCGGTCAACTACGTGTCAGACTACCCCAAAATCCCCATAACGAGTCCAGCAGGCGAACAGATTGACGCATTTCTTCTTACCAAAGCCATTGACTGGCATTATGAGCAGGAATACCGAATTATAGACCACGACGATGGGGCTGGCGGCAAGATTTTTCCTGCTGAGTTTTTGGTGGGCGTAATACTTGGCGCACGAATGACGCCAGACGACAAAACAGCGGTTGTGGCATGGGCAGCCGAGCGCAAATGCCACATGGAAGTACTCGAAGCATCGATAGCGTCCGGGTCATTCTCTCTTGAGATTCGTCCATATGAGGGATGA
- the hslU gene encoding ATP-dependent protease ATPase subunit HslU, which yields MKILTPREIMEELNRYIIGQEKAKKAVSIALRNRWRRQMIPKELRDEVAPKNIIMIGPTGVGKTEIARRLAKLANSPFLKIEATKFTEVGYVGRDVESMIRDLTELSVNMVKKEEQESVKEKATVMAEERILDILLPVPRKTAELQNNHEAEDLSREKIRTRFRDGKLNERLVELDMPDRASPIIEVFSAQGMEEMDMQIRDLFGNILPKKTKKRKIKVKDAYDHLIQEESKKLIDMDKVVKDAIERIEQSGIIFLDEIDKIASRDQMHGPDVSREGVQRDILPIVEGTTVTTKYGMVKTDHILFIAAGAFHMSKPSDLIPELQGRFPIRVNLDPLTKEDFYRIITEPDNALLKQYRALLNTEDIKLEFEKEAIEEITDIAQKINEMTENIGARRLYTVMEKLLEDISYSAPDMKEKEITITREYVLEKLGEFLEREDLSRYIL from the coding sequence ATGAAAATATTGACACCCAGAGAGATTATGGAAGAATTGAACCGGTATATTATCGGCCAGGAAAAGGCAAAAAAAGCCGTCTCCATAGCCTTACGAAACAGATGGAGAAGGCAGATGATACCAAAAGAACTGAGGGACGAAGTAGCTCCAAAGAATATCATTATGATAGGACCCACAGGGGTCGGTAAAACAGAGATAGCGAGACGTCTTGCCAAACTGGCAAATTCACCATTTTTGAAGATAGAAGCCACAAAATTTACCGAGGTGGGCTATGTAGGAAGAGATGTGGAATCCATGATAAGGGATCTCACAGAACTCTCTGTAAATATGGTAAAAAAGGAAGAGCAGGAATCGGTGAAAGAAAAAGCAACTGTTATGGCAGAAGAGAGGATACTGGATATCCTGCTTCCAGTACCGAGAAAGACAGCCGAACTTCAGAACAATCATGAAGCAGAAGACCTTTCAAGGGAAAAGATAAGGACACGCTTCAGAGATGGAAAATTGAACGAAAGGCTGGTGGAACTGGATATGCCGGACAGGGCATCGCCTATAATTGAGGTCTTTTCAGCCCAGGGCATGGAAGAGATGGACATGCAGATAAGGGATTTGTTCGGCAATATCCTGCCCAAAAAAACAAAAAAGAGGAAGATAAAGGTAAAAGATGCCTATGATCACCTCATCCAGGAAGAATCAAAAAAGCTCATCGATATGGATAAGGTAGTGAAGGATGCCATTGAGAGGATTGAACAATCGGGCATCATATTCCTCGATGAAATCGACAAAATAGCAAGCAGGGACCAGATGCACGGCCCGGACGTATCAAGGGAAGGTGTGCAGAGGGATATACTCCCAATCGTTGAAGGAACAACGGTCACCACAAAATACGGCATGGTAAAGACAGACCATATACTCTTCATTGCTGCAGGCGCTTTCCATATGTCAAAACCTTCTGATCTGATTCCGGAATTACAGGGAAGATTCCCCATAAGAGTTAATCTTGACCCGTTGACAAAGGAGGACTTTTACAGAATTATTACTGAACCTGACAATGCACTCCTTAAACAGTACAGGGCTCTTCTCAATACAGAAGATATTAAGCTTGAATTTGAAAAAGAAGCGATTGAAGAGATAACGGACATTGCGCAGAAGATCAATGAGATGACAGAAAATATAGGGGCAAGACGTCTTTATACGGTAATGGAAAAATTACTTGAGGATATTTCTTATTCCGCCCCGGATATGAAGGAAAAAGAAATAACTATAACAAGGGAATATGTCCTCGAAAAACTCGGAGAATTTCTGGAGAGAGAGGACTTGAGCAGATACATATTATAA
- the hslV gene encoding ATP-dependent protease subunit HslV, whose product MEATTVICVRHKGRISIGGDGQVTMHTTVIKHTAKKVRKLFKDRCLAGFAGATADAFTLFERFEKKLEQYNGNITRASVELAKDWRTDRSLRRLEALMIVADLEHTFILSGTGDVVEPDDGVAAIGSGGAYAQAAAKALVKYTDMAAPEIVRESMLIASEICIYTNDRIIIEEL is encoded by the coding sequence ATGGAAGCAACAACAGTAATCTGTGTAAGACACAAGGGAAGGATTTCTATTGGCGGCGACGGGCAGGTCACCATGCATACAACAGTCATAAAACATACGGCAAAGAAGGTGAGGAAATTGTTCAAAGACCGTTGTCTTGCCGGCTTTGCCGGTGCAACAGCAGATGCCTTTACCCTTTTTGAAAGGTTTGAGAAAAAGCTCGAGCAATATAACGGGAACATAACAAGGGCCTCCGTTGAACTTGCAAAAGACTGGCGAACCGACCGTTCATTAAGAAGGCTTGAGGCGTTAATGATCGTGGCCGACCTGGAGCATACATTCATACTCTCCGGAACCGGTGACGTCGTAGAACCTGACGATGGCGTAGCAGCTATAGGCTCCGGAGGCGCTTATGCACAGGCTGCTGCAAAAGCGCTTGTTAAATATACCGACATGGCTGCTCCTGAAATTGTACGGGAATCCATGTTGATTGCCTCCGAGATATGTATTTATACAAACGACAGGATCATCATAGAGGAGCTGTAA
- a CDS encoding DNA-binding protein, whose protein sequence is MKYQTGEIGRVIVAKFEDGDAILDNLIDIAKKEGIRAGIFYLVGGIKNARIVVGPEKDELPPTPVWRELDESHEMMGTGTIFWHKDEPKIHFHGAYGKHDRTRVGCLREMAETFIVLEAVIFELKGINAIRNLDLKSNMVLLDLP, encoded by the coding sequence GTGAAATACCAGACAGGGGAAATTGGAAGGGTAATTGTTGCAAAGTTTGAAGATGGTGATGCCATCCTCGATAATCTGATTGATATTGCAAAAAAGGAAGGTATCAGGGCAGGTATTTTTTATCTTGTTGGAGGAATAAAAAATGCCAGGATTGTTGTCGGGCCGGAAAAGGATGAACTACCGCCAACGCCTGTCTGGCGGGAATTAGATGAGAGCCACGAAATGATGGGCACGGGAACCATTTTCTGGCATAAGGATGAACCAAAAATTCATTTTCATGGAGCCTATGGCAAGCATGATCGCACGAGGGTAGGGTGCCTGCGGGAGATGGCTGAAACCTTCATTGTCCTTGAGGCGGTCATATTTGAATTAAAGGGTATTAATGCGATAAGAAACCTTGATCTTAAATCCAATATGGTACTTCTCGATTTACCGTAA
- a CDS encoding 2-hydroxyacyl-CoA dehydratase family protein, which produces MSEKLTSKQLSKKITDEYMDEAFHAHELGKLIGYSTAISPVEIFVAHDIVPIYPENHAVANLTAKKGAELCSITENMGYTSHLCAYARSDMAYRKSGITVTKGIPEPDFFLACNAQCFTLTKWFQVLARKGNLPVFVFDTPEHIMDKKAREEIVKYCVLQLKELISFLEEITKKKFDYDRLREVMKYSAQSSILYKKFLDMAQYKPSPISIFDELIGMAIAVYRRGTQECVDYYQTLCDEIQAKVDQGIGVLPKEKEKYRLYWENLPVWFKFSDHAKLLGSYGGVILTSLYVHAWSFEFDLDKDPLVTLAENYVSRFSNSTIEDRVDMAMDLFKRYSMNSMIMFMNRSCKAVSFAVPTLKDILTKKTGIPALVFESDMGDQRFYAESQVRTRIEAYFETLDRLQAKTA; this is translated from the coding sequence ATGAGCGAAAAATTGACTTCAAAACAATTATCGAAAAAGATTACCGACGAATATATGGATGAGGCATTTCATGCCCATGAACTCGGTAAGCTGATTGGTTATTCAACGGCTATATCACCTGTTGAAATCTTTGTTGCCCATGACATTGTTCCGATTTACCCGGAAAACCATGCTGTGGCAAATCTGACTGCCAAAAAGGGCGCCGAGCTTTGCAGCATAACGGAAAATATGGGATATACCAGCCATTTATGCGCATATGCGCGAAGCGATATGGCATATAGAAAATCAGGGATAACAGTCACTAAAGGTATTCCTGAACCTGACTTTTTTCTTGCATGCAATGCCCAGTGCTTTACATTGACGAAGTGGTTCCAGGTGCTGGCGAGAAAAGGAAACCTGCCGGTTTTTGTCTTTGATACCCCTGAACACATAATGGATAAGAAGGCACGGGAAGAAATTGTGAAATACTGTGTCCTTCAACTCAAAGAGCTGATCAGTTTCCTCGAAGAGATAACGAAAAAGAAATTTGACTATGACCGGCTCAGAGAGGTCATGAAGTATTCAGCCCAATCAAGTATCCTCTATAAAAAATTCCTCGACATGGCGCAGTACAAGCCGTCACCGATCAGCATCTTCGATGAACTCATCGGCATGGCTATTGCCGTGTACAGAAGAGGCACACAGGAGTGTGTTGACTATTATCAGACCCTCTGCGATGAGATTCAGGCAAAGGTCGACCAGGGGATTGGCGTGCTTCCTAAAGAAAAGGAAAAGTACCGTCTCTACTGGGAAAACCTTCCTGTATGGTTCAAATTCAGTGACCATGCAAAGCTGCTCGGTTCTTACGGCGGCGTGATCCTCACATCGCTCTATGTACACGCCTGGAGCTTCGAGTTCGATCTTGACAAGGATCCTCTTGTAACCCTTGCCGAGAACTATGTATCGAGATTTTCAAACTCTACTATTGAAGACAGGGTGGATATGGCAATGGATCTCTTCAAGAGATATTCCATGAACAGCATGATCATGTTTATGAACAGAAGCTGCAAGGCCGTTTCTTTTGCAGTGCCTACCCTGAAGGATATCCTTACGAAGAAGACAGGCATTCCTGCCCTCGTATTCGAAAGCGATATGGGTGACCAGAGATTCTATGCTGAATCCCAGGTCAGGACAAGAATCGAGGCATATTTCGAGACATTGGACAGGCTTCAGGCCAAAACAGCATAA
- a CDS encoding integron integrase, with the protein MLAIPSDLHKIFEKYLQNREIQNSLHGVYKKWLQYYLDFCLKYHFLPIHRESLPHFINKLQEKQQTKVQQEQAVTAITLYYEMLGAKGLPDKAPMPQPASSQKCMISNDQQDIALPEWPVMSSQKEKNIFSPSIVSSLASSAGNSTDIISPSEKMNVEQGSGVSWKAEYSRLADEIHIQHYSPKTLQTYEGWVKNFQTFTRCKTPALLSSNDVKEFLTFLAVKRKVSATTQNQAFNALLYFFRHFLQKEFGKIDGVVRAKRKPYIPVVLSREEINAILKHLVPPYDLVVKLLYGCGLRLFECLGLRIHCMNFDAGILTVHDGKGQKDRTVPLPEIILPELRAHLESLKELHQQDLDRGYAGVFLVNALEQKYKNAAREFIWQWFFPAKQLTHEDNTGEYRRYHLHETHVQKEIKEAVNKARICKRASAHTFRHSFASHLLQGNYDIRTIQELLGHSDIRTTMIYTHTVKSVTVKEAKSPLDF; encoded by the coding sequence ATGCTTGCCATCCCGTCTGATTTACATAAAATATTTGAAAAGTATTTACAGAACAGGGAAATCCAAAACAGCTTGCACGGGGTGTACAAAAAGTGGCTTCAATATTATCTGGACTTTTGCCTGAAATATCATTTCCTTCCCATACATAGAGAAAGTCTGCCGCACTTTATTAATAAGTTGCAGGAAAAGCAGCAAACGAAGGTTCAACAGGAACAGGCCGTAACGGCAATAACTCTGTATTACGAGATGCTTGGTGCAAAGGGTCTCCCCGACAAAGCACCTATGCCCCAACCAGCCAGTTCTCAGAAATGCATGATTTCTAATGACCAACAAGATATTGCTCTCCCTGAGTGGCCGGTTATGTCGAGTCAAAAGGAAAAGAACATTTTTTCTCCCTCTATTGTTTCATCGCTGGCGTCGTCTGCGGGTAACTCCACGGACATTATTAGTCCGTCGGAGAAGATGAATGTTGAACAAGGAAGCGGGGTTTCCTGGAAAGCGGAATACTCCCGGTTAGCGGATGAAATTCATATACAGCATTACTCTCCTAAAACTCTGCAGACATATGAAGGATGGGTGAAAAACTTTCAGACGTTTACGCGCTGCAAGACGCCCGCCTTACTCTCATCAAATGATGTTAAAGAGTTTTTAACATTTCTGGCTGTGAAACGGAAAGTATCAGCCACTACTCAAAATCAGGCCTTTAATGCACTCTTATACTTTTTTCGTCATTTTCTGCAAAAAGAATTTGGAAAGATTGACGGAGTTGTCAGGGCGAAGAGAAAACCGTATATTCCTGTAGTTTTATCCCGTGAAGAAATCAATGCCATCTTGAAGCACCTTGTTCCTCCATATGATCTTGTTGTGAAATTGCTTTACGGGTGCGGACTTCGGCTGTTTGAATGCCTGGGCCTTCGTATACATTGCATGAATTTTGATGCAGGCATCTTAACGGTTCATGATGGCAAAGGACAAAAAGACCGGACCGTACCGCTTCCTGAAATAATTCTTCCGGAACTCCGGGCACATCTTGAATCATTAAAAGAACTTCATCAACAGGACCTGGATCGGGGATATGCCGGTGTGTTTTTGGTGAATGCATTAGAACAGAAATATAAAAACGCGGCCAGGGAGTTTATCTGGCAGTGGTTTTTCCCGGCCAAACAATTAACCCATGAGGATAATACCGGAGAATACAGGCGATATCATCTGCATGAAACTCATGTACAAAAGGAGATAAAAGAGGCAGTGAACAAGGCAAGAATTTGTAAGCGTGCGAGCGCCCATACATTTCGCCACAGCTTTGCCAGTCATCTTCTCCAGGGGAATTATGATATTCGGACAATCCAGGAGCTGCTGGGACATAGCGATATCAGGACCACCATGATTTATACACATACAGTGAAGAGCGTCACGGTTAAAGAGGCCAAAAGCCCGCTTGATTTCTGA
- the serA gene encoding phosphoglycerate dehydrogenase produces the protein MERFKVLVTDNISEEGIDILSREGNIEVDIRAGIKNEELKKIIGEYDAIITRSGTNIPASLIENPGKLKIIGRAGVGVDNINIEAASKKGIIVMNAPTGNTLAATELTIGIMLAAARKIPLANDSLKAGKWDRKKFLGIELHNKTLGIVGLGRIGSNVAIRAKSFGMKVIAYDPYIKKSKADSLGVILYDKLEDLLREVNVITFHTPLTATTKNMIAAKEMGLMKDNVIFVNCARGGIVNEDDLYNALKSGKVFAAGVDVFEKEPPESNKLLELENVFATPHIGANTMEGQEAVSVIIAEQVANALNDRPYLNAINIPFIKSQLPDNLQLYFNLTEKMGKLAAQIAKGRPEMIKIVMVGKNFEEDLCERKFDVPFSYQPFTIAGLKGFLNVSLQESVTFINAPYIAKDRNIIVEETKTAQFDKFNDLIIFTLKTDQGEMGIAGTVFSDKMGRIVLLDRFHLDIIPEGTFLHFKIFDRPGIIGKVGTILGGHSINIAGFGVSRHKSGEEVAFVSVDDPIGKDVLEEILKIDGMIEAKVIDL, from the coding sequence ATGGAAAGATTTAAGGTTCTTGTTACAGACAACATTTCAGAAGAAGGAATTGATATCCTGTCCCGCGAAGGAAACATTGAAGTTGATATACGGGCGGGCATTAAGAATGAAGAGTTAAAGAAAATAATCGGTGAATATGATGCTATTATTACACGGAGTGGTACCAATATCCCTGCAAGTTTGATTGAAAACCCGGGAAAGCTTAAAATCATAGGGCGTGCCGGGGTTGGCGTCGATAATATAAACATAGAAGCGGCAAGCAAGAAGGGGATAATTGTCATGAATGCCCCTACAGGGAATACCCTTGCTGCAACAGAACTTACCATCGGGATCATGCTTGCTGCTGCGCGGAAGATACCCTTAGCGAATGACTCATTAAAGGCAGGAAAATGGGACAGGAAAAAGTTCCTGGGTATCGAGCTTCATAACAAAACACTTGGTATTGTGGGACTCGGCAGAATAGGGAGTAATGTCGCCATACGGGCAAAAAGCTTCGGAATGAAGGTTATAGCCTACGATCCTTATATTAAAAAGAGCAAGGCAGACTCCCTCGGAGTAATATTGTATGACAAGCTTGAAGACCTCCTCAGAGAGGTAAACGTTATTACCTTTCATACCCCTTTAACAGCCACCACAAAGAACATGATTGCCGCAAAAGAAATGGGATTGATGAAAGACAATGTGATCTTTGTGAACTGTGCGAGAGGAGGCATTGTAAACGAGGACGATTTGTACAATGCCCTCAAATCAGGGAAGGTATTTGCTGCCGGTGTGGATGTTTTTGAAAAGGAGCCCCCCGAGAGCAATAAATTGCTTGAACTTGAAAATGTTTTTGCAACACCTCATATCGGGGCCAATACAATGGAAGGACAGGAAGCGGTCTCTGTCATTATTGCCGAACAGGTTGCAAATGCGCTGAACGACAGGCCATATCTCAATGCAATAAACATCCCCTTTATAAAATCTCAGCTCCCGGACAATCTCCAACTTTACTTCAATCTTACTGAAAAGATGGGCAAACTGGCCGCTCAGATAGCAAAGGGCAGGCCGGAGATGATCAAGATTGTCATGGTAGGGAAAAACTTCGAAGAAGACCTCTGCGAGCGAAAATTCGATGTACCTTTCAGCTACCAGCCCTTTACCATTGCAGGGTTAAAGGGCTTTCTCAATGTGAGCCTCCAGGAATCTGTAACGTTTATCAATGCACCGTATATAGCAAAAGACAGAAATATTATTGTGGAAGAGACGAAAACGGCCCAGTTTGACAAGTTCAATGATCTCATCATATTTACCCTGAAGACGGATCAGGGAGAAATGGGTATTGCAGGAACAGTATTTTCCGATAAAATGGGGAGAATAGTGCTTCTGGATCGTTTCCACCTGGACATAATCCCAGAAGGAACCTTCCTCCATTTTAAAATCTTTGACAGGCCGGGGATTATCGGAAAAGTGGGAACCATACTTGGAGGCCATAGTATAAATATTGCCGGTTTTGGTGTATCACGACACAAGAGCGGGGAAGAAGTTGCCTTTGTTTCCGTTGATGACCCCATCGGGAAAGACGTCCTTGAGGAGATACTGAAGATCGACGGCATGATCGAGGCGAAGGTGATAGATTTATAA
- a CDS encoding HEPN family nuclease, with protein sequence MGNYSEIEIEFIERTIELIEQYCSDLEKYPFEKQFNHTLVINCMLGLIVMPKEKAITYIPNERLITEYKTKIGLQDTVIHDDIKTLRDLIKRLRNSVAHFSINVISEDVNNRIDWIEFIDDENGGKVLACFKESEILPFLKHYTSFLVENMKKYM encoded by the coding sequence ATGGGTAACTATTCTGAAATTGAAATAGAGTTTATCGAAAGGACGATAGAGTTAATTGAGCAATATTGCTCTGATTTGGAAAAGTATCCGTTTGAAAAACAATTTAACCATACTTTAGTCATAAATTGCATGCTTGGCCTGATAGTAATGCCAAAAGAGAAGGCAATTACCTATATCCCTAATGAGCGATTAATCACTGAATATAAAACTAAAATTGGTTTGCAGGACACTGTAATTCATGATGATATAAAAACTCTTCGAGACCTTATTAAAAGACTTCGTAATTCTGTTGCTCACTTTAGTATTAATGTGATTTCTGAGGATGTGAACAATCGAATAGATTGGATTGAATTTATCGACGATGAAAATGGCGGGAAAGTGCTGGCTTGTTTCAAAGAAAGTGAAATTCTACCTTTTTTAAAACACTACACCTCATTTTTAGTCGAAAATATGAAGAAATATATGTAA